The nucleotide window TTTAGTGCAgattaaataaacatattaatcaaataaaacgGGACTTTAATTTGTGCAGGCGTGGAGGCAAGAGGGTTCATATTTGGACCTCCCATCGCATTAGCCATAGGTGCCAAGTTCGTTCCTCTACGTAAACCAGGAAAATTACCCGGTGCGATTACTTATATATACACACTAATAAAGTCTTAGATGACTAAAACGTATTGTTGggattaaaaaaaagtattaatcGCTTGTGGGTAACGTTAAAAAGGGAGAGTGATAAGCGAAGATTACGAGCTTGAGTATGGAAATGATCGTCTAGAGATGAGTATGGAGGCTGTCAAAACCCACGAACGAGCTCTGGTCATCGACGATTTAGTTGCCACTGGTGGAACACTCTCCGCTTCTATTAACCTCTTGGGTAATTCAATATCTTTCTGTtctttacatttatttttttcgaATGAATAGATATACGCCTTTGGAAAATAGATAAAACGTATACAATAATCGAGTTTTTAATTAAAGCGCCCAATTATACGTACTTTAGAGCGAGCAGGGGCCGAAGTTGTGGAATGTGCATGCGTTGTTGGTTTGCCTAAATTCAAGGTAATGATTTGATTTAGAAACGTTTCGTCTTGTACGATATCCAACCTATCTAATATAAACTTGTTTGTGGGTGTGAGATGCAGGGGGAGTGTAGGCTGAAGGGGAAACCATTGTACGTTCTGGTCGAGCCTAGCCAGTTAGACTAACTAACCTTTGAAGCAGTTACGTGGTCAACATCTCTATCTATTTCTCCAAAATTCCAGCTAGATGTAATATCAATGGTTATgacaaataataatatgattGGTGTAACCAGTCTATATGTAGTTAAATTGTTCAAATCTTATTATAATACATATGGGGTGATTCATGCTATAGCTTAATATAGGTCTCTTAGGATGACGTTTTTAGCGCAATATAAGATACGGTCTCTTAGTTcttaaaagatatattttttttagtttttttagttaaaaactaagagattgtatcttatattacgctaagaattttactttaaaagatttttattaatcatgctcttaaaAGTTACTTTGTAGCTCGCCACTAGGCAAGCTGCTTGTTTCACCACAGTTCGGTTTTAAACCTATTCGGGTTGTCTGATATGATTTCtgtgaaaaaataaagaaatgaagTTCAAAGTTgtgagaaaaagaaaagaaaaaaaacgttTTGGTGCAACTACGCGCAAATAGCTAACGTGAATAAGGTAAAAGTACAAAAGAGCCCCTGCGGCTAATAGAGGTCCTGAAACTACTGTAGACAGATAGGAAACCTGGAGGCTCCTTCTCCCCTTCTTCCCGTAGTAcagtatcttcttcttcttgttttgaCAGGGACATTAGAATCGAATCATTACTCCATCTCCTCCGGCGTCAAAGAGGTTCCGATGTTATTCTCCTTCGAAATCTCCACTCTGGCCCTCTCCGTCCTCTGTCGCTTGATCAGCTTCGCACTGTGTTTCCTCACCTTGAACTGACGGTATGTCTTGttcttaatttttgtttgtctctctctctctctctctgtatatATATTAGTCGGACTTGCGAAGCAACTGAGATCTAGGTTTACCTTTGTTAGACGCTAATATGTATCTCTCTCAGAGTTTTGCGGCATGATTTAGTTTTTGTTCGTTATCTTGGAGTACCTCTCTGCACAAAAAATCTGAAGGCGGAAAACTGTGAGGTCTTAATCCAACAAATTAAAGCAAAGTTTACTTCATGGAGTGTCAAGACCCTCTCTTTTGCTGGTAGGCTACTCTTAATAAAAACGGTGGTGGCGGGTGTAAACAACTTTTGGTGCTCTACTTTCCTACTCCCTaaagtaggggtgggcattttacccgaaatccgaagtggcacccgaacccgatccgaaaaacccgaaccgaaatccgaaccgaagtagcaaaatatccgaacgggtattgaattaggagagattggatatccgaacccgaacgggtaatatccgaacccgaatggatatccaaaaataaccgaacatataataattaaccttatatttatagttcacatctttcattttatataaaatatttatattgatacaacacatactttaaattcatatgatatacatacaattacgtagaagatgatttgctattcgcttaaaatgcatgtcaaacttcttatttcagcaattaacaaaaagttacatccaaaatttaaaaacaataaccaaattaatgtctttttagtttgaaaatgttatgtccaaatatattaaccatgcaatctattaaaaataaaaaatagttaagtgaaaagttatatatttaaatacaagaaatttgagaaatgaaaattttcattttttttcttcaaaatctaaatatccgaacccgatccgaaataaccgaaaccgaacttaaaatacccgaacccgacccgaagtacagaaatacccgaacgggttctacacctctataccgaaatacccgaaaatccgaaatacccgatccgaacccgaacgggtacccgaacgcccacccctacccTAAAGCCTGTGTGGCAAGAATAAATTCTCTCTGCGGCTTATTCTTATGGAAAGGACGACTAGACGTGCATCACTCAGCAAAGGTCTCTTGGGAGGTGGTGACTAAGGAAAAAGCTAGTGGAGGATTGGGAGTGAAGGATCTAGTTACTTGGAACAAGGCTTGCTGTATAAAACTAATTTGGTTGTTGTTCTTTCAAGCATGATCGATATGGGTTGGATGGTTCAAGACTGAGGTTTTAAAAGGTTCCCTATCTAACTTCTGGACTATGAAAGCGACAACAACAAACTCTTGGTTGGCTAACAAGCTGTTCAAGTTGAGAGATGAAGTCTTTACCTGGATTAAGATGAAAGTGGGAAATGGTGAATCCTGTAGATTCTGGTCGGACAACTGGTCCCCCTTTGGGAATCTCTCGCAATTTATACTGACCGATCAAACTTCTCGTATGGGCATTGATGCAAACTCCACTGTTTCAGACCTCTTTATTGATGGGAGATGGATGATTCCCCCGGCGCGGTCAGAGAAAATGGTACAACTCCACATCTTTTTCACTACTTTTGCTCTCACTGATACAGAAGATTGCTATGAATGGGTGATTGATGACAAGCCGACATCAAGATTTAACACTAGTCAGGTTTATCAGAAACTAAGGGGTCAGGAAGCAACAGTAACCTGGGCTCAAAGCGTTTGGATTACAGGAGGCATCCCTCGACATAGTTTTCTCACTTGGCTGTTCGTCTTGAATCGATGCCCTACCAGAGACCGCCTCCGGAGCTGGGGTCTCCAGACGGATGTTGTTTGCCTGCTCTGCAACCAGGAGCCTGAAACTAGAGATCACTTATACTTTCACTGCCCCTTCAGCTTTGCAATATGGGAGGAAATCGGGAGGAGATGTGACCTGCAACCGTTGCAGAATTGGGATCAGACCATGATTCAAATGCAATCTCTTCAAGGAAACAAATACAAGAAACGACTTACCCTTCTCTGTTGGCAATCATCGATTTATTGGATTTGGCAGGAGAGGAATAAGAGACTTCACAACCAACAATTTCGATCACCAGAAGCTATTATTTCTCTCATCACTCGTCAAATTACGGATCGGATCTCTGCTTATCGATTGGACTCTCCTGCGATCTCTTCGATCATCATGCAACTTTGGTTCTCAACGCAAACTTGACCCGGTCTCTTTCTCTTCTAATGGGTGGGCTTGGATCACTCTCTGTTCTATTATTATGGGTTCAAATGGACTAAAACTTAGGGTGGGACTATAGCCATGCTATATATAAGTATGGGCTTGTAaacattgtttttctttttcattatatataaatataagccttcgatcaaaaaaaaaaaaatgatttagttTTTGTAGGTGGTTTGCAATAATGTTATTGTTCTTTTTTGTTCCAAGTTCTTGTGAAAGCACTAGAAGTCAAGATCATGGGAGTGATTTCAAAGCTGCTATGAAAAGCTTATACTCTTTGGTTTCTGCTGATGATAAAATAGCTCAAGATTTCTGACTGGGTTGCATTGTTAGTCAGGGAAGTGACACCCTATCTACTGGTACTGATGATGCCAAAGTCTGTTCAGCAACTGTCTTGGAAGCTTTAGCGAAGGTGTTAAGCGCACGTGCTCGTGAACAAGTAGCAAACAAGTTCCAAGAGGTAAAACATTTTAGCTACAGTAGTGTTACTACTAGTGTTCCAACGCAGTGCTGAAATGAATCGCAGGAGAGTGCAGCAACAAGTAGAAGCCCTAATCAAGGACAACGCAGTGCTGAAACGTGCTGTTGCAATCCAGCACGAGCGTCGAACCAACAGCAGCTAGAGCTTTTGAAGCAACTGATTCCTCAGTACCAGGAAAAGATGAGAAATCTGGAGGGAACCATCGagatactgttttttttttttaatattgattgGATTTTGTTAATGGTATATATGCTGAACATGCACATGAGGTCACATAATAATTGGGAAGTTTGAAACATGGTGGGTTTGGGAAATGTGAAACAGCAGATGTTTCCTAATCTTGAtactaaacaaaaaatagaaatgCAGGTGAAGAACTAGGGCTTAAATTTGCGTATAAAGAAAGTGGAACATGGAAACTCTAAGCCGGAAAGATTCAATCCGGATGTTTTTGAAAGGTGGAACAGGGGAGAGAAGGCAACCaatgtcatcatcatcaataaGAGATGTGAAAAGAGAAGTGCTATCAAAAGAAGAAGACACATGTTTCCATTTCCTGAATTTGAAATTGCTTGGATAGATATGTAAAGAATGTGTTGTGTTTCGGTAATAGGGGCTTTGTATAATTAAACAttgtttcttaaaaattataGGGGCTTTGTAAACATTGTTTcttaaaaaaagaagcaaaatccACGTGAGCGAGGTTGgcaccacaaaaaaaaaaagaaaagaaaaccgTCTCGTAGGCaggcaaaagagagagagaatccaGAATTgaaaaatccataaaaaaaaaatgaccacCATCGTTGCTAAGCTTCTCCGCTTCCACGCCTTGGCTTGAGAATCGAATCTCGTTCGTGTTACCTCGCtcctatcaaataaaaaatggcAGCAGCCCTGGGCTCTCCCTCTCTCATCCCCTCTTCTCTCTACTTCTCCGGCGATGGTCCCCCGTCCCTCtcttcgtcgtcgtcgtctttaAGTTTCTCAGTAGGCGGTACCAAGAGGAGCTACTTATCGgtttcctcttcttcatcttcacctTATGGAAGAAGGGGAATCTCTGGGCGGCGTTCGGTAGTGGTGGTGTGTGCTGCTTCGGGAGACTACTACGCTACTCTGGGTGTGCCTAAATCTGCCAACATCAAGGAGATTAAATCTGCCTATCGCCGCCTCGCCCGTCAGGTACACTCATTATATTTTATTCCTCATTCGCTTGAGCTTGGGCTGACCTATCTATATCTAATCGAATCTATCTATAGTATCATCCCGATGTGAACAAGGAACCTGGCGCAACCGACAAGTTCAAGGAAATCAGTGCTGCCTATGAGGTATGTATGCCCTCTCTCTCTTCAtacttcattttcattttcataagATTTGCCTGCCTGCTGTTTACTGAACTACATTACTGTCAGGTGTTATCAGATGATCAAAAGAGAGCACTCTATGATCAATATGGTGAAGCCGGTCTCAAGACTTCTGTTGGAGGAGGACCTTCCGCTACTTACACGGTAACATTTTCTCTGCTTAACTTATTTAAAACCTGATTTCCCCCTCTTCTTGTATTTGACGTTTGACTTGGATCCAAAAGCAGACAAATCCCTTTGACCTCTTCGAGACATTCTTTGGTGCGAGTATGGGCGGATTTCCCGGGATGGACCAAGCTGACTTTGGAACAACTACTCGCCGCTCCAGGGTTTCCAAAGGTGATGATTTACGGTGAGTATTCTTCTTTCTTCCCTCCAGGGTCCTCAAAGGCTGAAGTTAGCTACTAAATAAAATCGTTATGCAGTGGAGGGTTGCGTCTGCATCTCCATTGGGAGCTCTTCGTAACCTGCATTAGCTTTTATAACTCCCAAAACTTATCAaaatactttctttttttttgcttccgTTGGGTCTTAGGTATGACATCACCTTACAACTCTCGGAGGCTATTTTTGGATCTGAGAAAGAATTTGATCTTACGCATCTGGAGACATGCGAAGCTTGTGCTGGCACCGGTGCTAAACCTGGATCTAAGATGAGAATATGCTCCACTTGTGGTGGCCGGGGTCAAGTTATGAGAACTGAGCAAACCCCATTCGGCTTGTTTTCACAGGTCCTTGTGTGATGTCGAAATTTCATCTGTTCCCCTACCTCCATAAAGCTGAGCTTATTAACACCTTTCTCTTTCATCATATCATAGGTTTCTGTATGTCCAAACTGTGGTGGAGATGGTGAGATCATTTCGGAAAATTGCCGCAAATGCTCTGGAGAAGGACGTGTGCGTATTAAAAAAAGTATCAAGGTCAAAATTCCTCCAGGTGTTAGCGCAGGTAGCATCCTTAGAGTTGCCGGGGAAGGTGATTCTGGTCCCAGAGGGTATGTTGCGAAAATTACCCCTGGTCTATTACCATTTACAAAATCATTCTTTCTGTAATGGCAATCTTCATGGTTCTGATTTTcgttactgttttttttttgtttgcttccATTAGTGGACCTCCAGGAGATTTGTATGTATATCTTGATGTTGAAGATGTCCGTGGAATTCAAAGGGATGGCATAAACCTCTTATCTACTCTTTCCATCACTTACCTTGATGCTATACTGGGTGCGGTTGTTAAGGTGATATGGACTTCCAATAAGTACACCCTGCAGACGTGTTGATATCCTCATTCATCTTATGATTTAACCCAAGACATCTTTTTAGGTGAAAACAGTAGAAGGAGACACTGAACTGCAGATACCTCCAGGTACTCAACCTGGTGATGTGCTGGTCCTGGCAAAGAAAGGAGCACCAAAACTGAATAGACCATCTATCCGCGGTGACCACTTGTTTACAGTCAAAGTTACTATACCAAATCAAATAAGGTTTTACCTTCTAAACTTGTCTTGATGCTAATTCAACTAAACCAGACAAAGGTTTATTAGTCTCCTAATGCCTTGTCTTTTATTATTGGTTTACTGGATTCTACCAACAGTGCTGGAGAGCGGGAGTTACTGGAGGAACTTGCTTCTCTGAGTGATACGTCTAGCAACCGGCTGCGAACTCGTGCTAAGCCTCAGCAATCCACTAGTAAGCTGTCAATTTTTTCAACTCAGGAAAATCTGCAATGTGTAGGGACTCATTGTTCATAAGTCAGTATTGATGGGTATTATTGTATGCAGCTAGCATCGATGTGagactatttttatatacatacACATTGATGGATCTACTTACTGTATGCCGCCTTTTGTTTTTGCAGCTCTAAACAGTGCAACTATTAGCTCACAAAACAGAACGGATGAAGTTAGGGAGGAAAGCCAAGAACCGGAGCAAGAAAACGACTTGTGGAAGAACATCAAAGATTTTGCAGGGTAAATCAAACAAGAAAAGATTGGGCCCTTGATTTCGCttctttataaaattatatagtgAATTGTCCAGCTTTTTGCTGTGTTGTTTTATCTAAAGCACATGTTGTCATCTTCTCAACACACAGTTATGACACAGTTTTTGTTGTTGCTGTAGATCGGTCGCAAATGGAGCCCTGAAATGGCTGAGAGATAACCTCTAGAGATCCATGTTCAACTAACATGACCTGCTTTAAAAGGTATTCTCGGCTGCACTCATGGTACCAATGTGGAAATGTTGATTGTTTCATTTGTTGATGTGAGGGTCTTTTTGCAGAAAGCTCTTTATTCTTTTTCAGTTTGGTGGATGTTAATTACCAAGTCACTATGATTTGATGCGTGAGAAGCGAGCGATACTGCTCTTACTACCCCACTCCTTTTATTAGTACAAATACAACGGGTATTTCGAGTTAGTTTTGTGTTGGGGGGTCGAGAAAATTTGTGCGGGATTTCAAACTTCTCGTATTATTTCATATACCAATTTGAAGTTGAAATCTAAGCAGATTGGGACATTTAATACCATCTCAAACTTTTGTGCGCATTCTTTTTCTATCCCTTGCCATTTCTAACTTTGAGTCTAAGTGCGATCTCATTCATGAGTTTTTCACCTTcagaacaaaaatatttttatatcacaTCATTAGataattaaacttttaattatttagaTATGTTTGATCATTTTAAGCCAACACGTAGAAATAGCGTTTCTAAAGAGGTTTCTTAATATTTCAAATGAGATACAATCTTATTCTTTTTCataagtttttttcttaactatTCAGATACTCATAAATATTATGATGAAATTGCTCTTACAGTTTTTTGCAGTAGATAGACCGAATCGATTTTTGTAGAATTTATATTGTTATTGCTGGCGAtcattattcaaaaataaaatattagcataatcttatttaatagatattatgatttatttgatgtattttattaatttgcaaaatatgtttaaatgtaatattttttttttttaacctgtTTAAATGTAATAGTTATCTGTTTAGAAATATTGTTactattttataatttgaaaccATTTATATATTGTAAAACTATGTTTTTATGGGTCAAGCCCAGGCCCATGAGGGGGTTTGGAAATAGTTTTCAACCAGAAATAGACGCGCAACAGTTAGTACTTCGTTAACTGCGTCTTTGCCACGCAAAGATGCTTTTCACGAAAGCATGCGAATAATGGAAGTTTATTGAGGTTCAAAGTTCTTGCAACGGATGTGGGGCAAATACACGCACCTTTGCAAACAAGCTCCGATTGGGCTTATGCGTCTTGGGCCTAAGAAGATGGGTTGGGCTACGCAAATCAACAACagctgttctttttttttttgccaaggtTACCTTTTATTAGTTTCAATTGCAACAGAAAGTAAGTACTATTCAACTATGACTTGAATGCAGTATCTGGAAACTTATGGGAACATGCACAATAACAACAAATCCAAGAAGAATAACTTCCCATTAATGACATTACCTTCAACGTAAAGCAGCGTTGAACAGTTTCAGATTAGAGAGCAGTCCCCTAATCTTATATCTGGGGAGGTCATCTTTTTGTTCAAATCTCTAGAAGTGGTAAGAAATCTCTTAGCGAATATAAGCTTTTATCATCGAttagtcatcatcatcatcatttgtttttgttttttgtacaGAGGAAAAGAATATGCCAAACCCATTGCAGAAATCGTTGCATGGTTACCTGTCAAAGATAAAAAAAGAGACAGGGAAGCTGCAAGTGTCGAACTCATTCTCATCATCGAAGAAGTGGGTGCTTGCTGGCTGTAAGCATCCCAAGAAGctctccttctccttcaaaCACAGACGACGCCCCAGCAAGACTAGATTCAACGACGACCACGTTTACCAGGATCCCGGTCACGCCGCCACCTTGTCCGACATAGACCGTTTCCTTGAGGAAAACTTCAAATCCCTCTGCATCAGAGATGAGGAGGGGGAGGAGGATGCCAAAAGCAAGGGGAAAAGGGAACAACAGTCCTCCTCCTCAGATGAAGACGACACTGATGACTATAGTCACAGATTCGAGAGGACATGGGGACCGGCCGTCTACGACTCCCCCAAACTGCCTAGGACAGAGAGACTATCTCCACCGCCTGGATCATCGGAGGGTAGGGCCAGCATGTATACCACATCGGAGGAGGGACCTTCCTCGTCGAGGTCCAAATCATCCAGCTTGGTGCTGCCTGAGAAGTGCATCGCGGTGCTGAGGTACACTGAAGAGCCTCAGGAGGATTTCAAGAGGTCGATGGTGGAGATGATGGAGTCCAAGTTAGGAGGGAGCGAGGTGGACTGGGACTTGATGGAAGAGCTTCTCTTCTGCTATCTCGATCTCAACAACAAGAAATCACACAAGTTCATACTCAGCGCATTCGTAGATCTCATCATCTCTCTCCGTGACAAGGAGAAGAGTATCACCAGGAAAGGCCTCGTCAGGTCGCTCAGTACTCGCGCCGCCAGGGAGAGGCTTAGGAAGAGGATGGCCTCCAGCGACGCCTTTCGCAACTAACTCAtgccttttttttctttgttgtaaTTCAAAACGTTCCATCAactgaacaaaacaaaataataattacttTTGTTCTTCTCAGAGTTTACAGTTTTAGCAAAGATTGAATGATCAAAAcgcttctctctttctcatttTGATGCACTGCTCATACGCAGGACGATGTTTTACCGGCACAAAGTCCTTGAATCTGTTTTTAAAACAAGACAGAGAGAGATACATATTAGATGAAGCagtaacacacacacacaagacattattattagttaattgttaAAGTTTAATTACCCCATGAGAAGATGATCTCTCTCTGTCCCAGACAACAGTTGCACAATGGACTGCATCACGTTTGCAAATTTAAGCTCTTTCTTCATCAATCCATGCATGTATCCAACGAACTTGTTACATTCTTCTCCATTGAGCTTTTCTTTGACCTAGAGTAAAGATCACCGGTTCCAAATTATCCTCAGACTAAACATAAAAAAGATGAATGTGGTGGGTCCTCACTTGACTAAAAAATGCAGATGCACTTGCTCGCTTGGTTGTTATCATCCCATTCTTCTTTCGACAGTGACGCACTTCCCTGACTCTCTGGAACCTTTCGCTTTTTTATTAGCCCAATCGCGTCGCTCGATGTAAACGTTTCTGTTTCACAAATCTCCTTCTCACAGTTGTCGCAATCTAGATCAACTACTTCACATCTCTTCTCTACCTGAGTATCCTCGTCACTTAGATCCACTCATCTAGTCTTCCTTGAAGAACAAGCCTGCATAACGTCACCCTTTACAATGCGAGGCATCTTGCCCTTACGTTTTAGGATGGTCAGGCCTTTCCATTTAACAAAATTTCCATCAGACTCATTTCGTACAAGCCCAACGTCCTTCACATAGCTATTATTACCTGCAAAGAGTGTTGAAGTTAGTTTCTATTCCCCTTTTAACCATGTGCAGAAGGAAAATGAAATAAATGAATCACAGATTGGAAGGAGCATCCTTGGTTGACTCATTTTGTAATAATGCTGAAACTGTAACGGAAAAGATGTGGCTAACATTCGATATCAAACACATACTTGAAAATAGGAAACTATATATCACGGTGCTCTTGTAGAGACAAGATAAGTATTTGTATCATTCCCCGATAATTAAACACAACCCCATAGGACAGTCTAagatattagaaaaaaaatgcccAATGAAAGTAACCGTTTGGCTGCAAGATGCAATACCTATATTGTGTTCTTGTTCTGTCACAATCCTTGCAGGAGGAATATTTGATCTTTCAGTCTGGAAAAACCGAGCAAGGTCAGAAATGACATCTCCATATCTAGAGGAGTAGCACTGCAAAACCGGTGTAACCAGAAAACTTAC belongs to Brassica rapa cultivar Chiifu-401-42 chromosome A07, CAAS_Brap_v3.01, whole genome shotgun sequence and includes:
- the LOC103832504 gene encoding adenine phosphoribosyltransferase 2 isoform X2 yields the protein MVRGINKCYKYTQRPFSHFLLLRHAREREMFAVENGLQGDPRLQTISDAIRVIPHFPKTRIMFQDITTLLLDPVAFKHVVDIFVDRYKHMNISLVAGVEARGFIFGPPIALAIGAKFVPLRKPGKLPGRVISEDYELEYGNDRLEMSMEAVKTHERALVIDDLVATGGTLSASINLLAPNYTYFRASRGRSCGMCMRCWFA
- the LOC103832504 gene encoding adenine phosphoribosyltransferase 2 isoform X1, which gives rise to MVRGINKCYKYTQRPFSHFLLLRHAREREMFAVENGLQGDPRLQTISDAIRVIPHFPKTRIMFQDITTLLLDPVAFKHVVDIFVDRYKHMNISLVAGVEARGFIFGPPIALAIGAKFVPLRKPGKLPGRVISEDYELEYGNDRLEMSMEAVKTHERALVIDDLVATGGTLSASINLLERAGAEVVECACVVGLPKFKGECRLKGKPLYVLVEPSQLD
- the LOC117126867 gene encoding uncharacterized protein LOC117126867, with translation MKATTTNSWLANKLFKLRDEVFTWIKMKVGNGESCRFWSDNWSPFGNLSQFILTDQTSRMGIDANSTVSDLFIDGRWMIPPARSEKMVQLHIFFTTFALTDTEDCYEWVIDDKPTSRFNTSQVYQKLRGQEATVTWAQSVWITGGIPRHSFLTWLFVLNRCPTRDRLRSWGLQTDVVCLLCNQEPETRDHLYFHCPFSFAIWEEIGRRCDLQPLQNWDQTMIQMQSLQGNKYKKRLTLLCWQSSIYWIWQERNKRLHNQQFRSPEAIISLITRQITDRISAYRLDSPAISSIIMQLCQGSDTLSTGTDDAKVCSATVLEALAKVLSARAREQVANNAEMNRRRVQQQVEALIKDNAVLKRAVAIQHERRTNSS
- the LOC103832506 gene encoding chaperone protein DnaJ, whose protein sequence is MAAALGSPSLIPSSLYFSGDGPPSLSSSSSSLSFSVGGTKRSYLSVSSSSSSPYGRRGISGRRSVVVVCAASGDYYATLGVPKSANIKEIKSAYRRLARQYHPDVNKEPGATDKFKEISAAYEVLSDDQKRALYDQYGEAGLKTSVGGGPSATYTTNPFDLFETFFGASMGGFPGMDQADFGTTTRRSRVSKGDDLRYDITLQLSEAIFGSEKEFDLTHLETCEACAGTGAKPGSKMRICSTCGGRGQVMRTEQTPFGLFSQVSVCPNCGGDGEIISENCRKCSGEGRVRIKKSIKVKIPPGVSAGSILRVAGEGDSGPRGGPPGDLYVYLDVEDVRGIQRDGINLLSTLSITYLDAILGAVVKVKTVEGDTELQIPPGTQPGDVLVLAKKGAPKLNRPSIRGDHLFTVKVTIPNQISAGERELLEELASLSDTSSNRLRTRAKPQQSTTLNSATISSQNRTDEVREESQEPEQENDLWKNIKDFAGSVANGALKWLRDNL
- the LOC103832514 gene encoding transcription repressor OFP14 yields the protein MPNPLQKSLHGYLSKIKKETGKLQVSNSFSSSKKWVLAGCKHPKKLSFSFKHRRRPSKTRFNDDHVYQDPGHAATLSDIDRFLEENFKSLCIRDEEGEEDAKSKGKREQQSSSSDEDDTDDYSHRFERTWGPAVYDSPKLPRTERLSPPPGSSEGRASMYTTSEEGPSSSRSKSSSLVLPEKCIAVLRYTEEPQEDFKRSMVEMMESKLGGSEVDWDLMEELLFCYLDLNNKKSHKFILSAFVDLIISLRDKEKSITRKGLVRSLSTRAARERLRKRMASSDAFRN